The sequence CTGACTAAATAGCTTTttagttcactgttttgcattttgcatttcactttttacttcactttttatatcttttatcttttatatatttctatttagatatgttatgtctaaataaatgttacattgtataaatattagaaaaagtgagtaaataagaagtaaatagtgattaaatatatacttttttttttaaaattgtattgcttttcttatgtgtgttgtatttattgtgtttttttaatgtttctatgttcattgtttgcaccaattaccagagcaaattcctggtaggtgtaaacctacttggcaataaatactttctgattctgattctgattcatctACAGGAGGTGCCATTGTTCTCAGCTGACGGCTCCATGTTCTATACCATCCTGCCGGCCAAGCAAGGCGCTCGTGGAGAGTTCCACCACATCGCCGGTCTTTCTGCACAGGTCAGTTTCTGCTCCGTTAACTTTTACTCCTCCGTGTCATCTCGGAGTAATTACAGGCAGAATTGGCTTTTAACATTTCAACGCGGGGTCAAATAAACCAGCAGGAGCCTAAAGTCTGTTTTCCTCCCACTCGCCTCCACCTCTGTCGTTAGCAGAGCCGtttgagttattttattttctccataGTTGTGCAATTATCTATTTTTTCGCATTAAAGGCTCAAGAAATTTGGTGGTAAAGAGCAGAATGCTTTACAGTTGCAGGGTAGTCGAGCCTCACACCTTTGGCCTCCTGCAAACCATTAGCGGCTCGGTGTCAAATCAGAgtttttctctcctgtgtcttcctttcctcttcttctcctcatcctctgacGCACACTTTATGTATCGCTGCGCCTATTTTTGCTGCGTGTGTATATCTGGCTTCTGCCTTCTgccttcctcctcatctctgtttctctgtgtgtaacCCAGCCTGCCATCCCGTCGGTCCCCCCTCGCTTCTTGacatcagggagctgggatgtcaCCCGGCTCTGCGCCCTGGACGAGAAGGCTGGGAAAATGTATGTGAGAGCCGCAGTGTGTGGAGCCAGGTTGAATCACCCTTCAGCGCATTTATCAGCCTGCAGCGGGCTCACCATGAATATACAAGTGACTGGAGGGGTTGAGCTGAATGCTGCCCACCTCGAAAAATAATCATCTCCTGCTGTAGAGAACCATTTCGGCTGCTGGAGATCAAATCCCATCATTGGGGCCGACTCGAGCCAAGAAGACCATTTAAACATCTCATATAAAAATATAGCTTTGACTCTCTGTCAGGCAATGAATTGATTCAGATCAGATTATTGCTGAAATCTTTTTTGCTCGGGGGGAAGAGCACAACAGATGGGTTATGAACATAATGACTGAAGTGGGAGCATCACAGTAAGGCGATGGTAGCTctagatatttgttttcacttctaTAACCCACATGTTGATGCGGCTCTCCGGTTAATAATTCTCTCCTTACATTTGTATAGAAGTGGAAAGTCCACCTACTGATACAGCCTCTCTAACGCTGCCTtaaaaaactgtactgtgaTATGTAGCTGATTTTATAAACATGCTGCAGTATGTAAATATGTGAAGATAGATTCTTGTCATGAATAATTTATTAATTGGATGAAGTTTAGATACCTGAAGGCGATCTGCGGTTTTGTTGAGTAACCTGCTTTGTCTGTGCTTTGTCTCTTTTCTCCACGTCAGCTATTTTCTGAGCACAGAGGAGTCAAGACAGAGCCGACACCTTTACAGGTGAGCATGTTTCCCTGTGAACAGCATCCTGACCTCAGCCACAGAACACAGACTCTACACAGTGATATGATTCATTTAGTCTGAACCAATGTTTCAGATTAATGGAGAAACCAGCCTTCTGACACCACCAAGCGTAACTGGCTTGAATCTTTATTGTCTCTGTGGACGAGGGCCGTGTGAGACTCAtagtcccatgggtgataaacaCTGTTCCCTCATCTACCTCCTGGCTTTCATATGTTTTTATCAGCTGTGCTTCACGGAGACAGCTCAATATCCCGCAGGAGGGAGGACGGCTTGTTTAAACCTGGCCTGTGATCGATCCTGTATGAAATTTTATAAGCAGCGGTGTGAAAAAGGACCTTTAGAGGCTCCACAGAGTGATCTGTACGACAGCTTCTGTGTCTAACCTCATTGAACCCCATTTGTTTCCAGCGTCGGGTTCAGTTTGACTCGACGCTGACACTTCTCTCTCAGACCTTAGCGATCGATCGACCCTCTCCTCGAGCCGATCGAGTTGCTCCACGTCCTGCGTGTGGTCACTAACCTCCTTGTTTTGCCTCTCCAGCGTGGACCTGGATGGAGTTTTCCAGCGCCAGTGCATCACCTGTGACCTCATAGACGGATGCAGCTTCTTTAAGTCTGAGTTCAGCCCCAATCAGACCCACTTCACCCTCTACTGCTTAGGTAAAGGAGACGCAATGCACATCCTCGCCAGGACCTTGAACGCACCATGCTGCTCAGACAGTTGGTTTTATAACGTTTTCTTCCCCCAGGCCCTGGAGTCCCTAAAGTGACAGTTCACAGTACAAAGGACCCCTCCAGTGAGTATTACATCAGCTTACACttatacacacagacttatCCTCACACACAGGCGGCCTGCAGTGTCCCACCACAGCCTGCATAGCTGGATATGGGGAAGGGATGTAGATCCATTCAATTTGAGCTCATCAACACTGccctctgtctgtggctctcaGTCAGAGCATGCAGCTTACGTCGAGACTTCTCTGTGTGATTTGATGTTCAGGATGAAATATGTAACGCAGGGATGTTGTATCTCCTGTAGGATACGTGGTCCTGGAGGATAACAGCCCTCTGTCTAGAGCGCTGGAGGACAAGAGGCTCCCTGAGACCCTGTTCAGGACTCTCCCGGCAGAAAACCACGGTACAACAGAGAAACCCTtctctatatattatataaatgatcCTTAATGAGCGAAAGTAGCAGAAGTTAAATGAGGTTGTGGTCACATTTATGATAttggtcacacaaacacagtcacaagCTTACAGATCCTCTTTGCTGCCTTTCGTAAGCATTCACATGATATTAAGTAGACAAATATTGTTAAGTAATGATCAAATAATTCATTATAACCAGTTTTTCTGAATAAATACATCACAGGTCGTTAGGTGTACGGCCAACATGACACGAACTACAGAACATGAACCTCAGAAAAGTAGAATAAATCTAATTTTATGATTCATTCTATATAAATGAATCAATTTAATATACGTAGACATGTAATAACTCTTTGATCCTGATGAAAGCAATCAGGCATTTtaaggagactgatatttatgagagaGCAAgtttgtgcagatccaaataaacgtctggatttagtgaatttaaatgtggtttcgtAATGGGACTGTTGGGTTTGGGTTTGTTCTGGCTCTCATTTCATTAAGTAGCTAAATTAAATGGTTATGGGGATTTTAATGATACTGGCCACACAAACAAAGCATTCACAGATAACCTTCAGTGCCAGTCAGACTATTCTCCAAATATCATCAAGTACTGAAGAAGAGATTTCTTGTATTGTGTGATCAGGCTCGTATGAGTCATGCTCGCCCCCGGGGACATGCATGTGAATATTTGTTCATGTTCTTTTCcttcctgtttttgtttcaaaTGAAAGAATATCCTTGTAAAGACATTTCTTCAGATGTGTTTCCGGCTGCCTGTTCATGAAGAGTTGACCTTGTTCAACCACCTTTTGCTTCTCCTTAGATCTGCACCTgaagctctctctgcctcagggTTACGAGGCCAACCtgcaccccctcctcctcattgtGTAAGTGTCGCTGAGCAATCCCACGAGACAGTCGGACTGTGTGTGTCATCGGTTTTGCAACATGTGAACAACTCGTCTGAACCCGACAACTGTGAGCACACCAGCTGATCCTGTTGGTCTTGTTGCTCAGAGATGGCGTTCCCGGCAGCCAGTCGGTGACGGAGGAATTTTCCCTCGACTGGGCCCAAGTCCTCTCCAGCTCGCAGAGTGTGGCCTTGGCCTGGGTGGAGGGCCGGAGCGGGGTCGGCCGCGGACAGAAGACTGCCGCTCTGGACACGCGCAAGCTCGGCTCACTGAGAGTCAAAGATTACCTGGGAGTTGTCGAGTCAGTGCGGTTACACAACAACATAACGCAGCCTCACATAACGACACCTGAACATAAAGCCTGATGAACTAACAGGCTGCTATGATGTTTCCACAGGTTGCTGATGCAGCTGCCGTACATTGATGATCGCCGGATGGCCCTCTATGGCAAGGTTACAGCATTTTTAAACCCTGAAACTAAATTCCTCTCTATTGAAGTCATAAAATTGTTCACATGATTTAGAATTGCCCCTTTTCTGTTTCCCCCTCACAGGCGTTCGGTGGTTATTTAACTCTCAAGATGTTGGCGGCAACAGATAAACTCTTTCAGTGCTCGGCCGCCGTGGCACCGATAACCGACTTCAGGCTTTACAGTGAGTTGCAGTCGTGTCATCAATTATTCATAGAGTGGGGGATTGAAAAATGCAGTGAAACAGCAAAACAATTCATGTGCTGGTGTAAAAGTCGTTCCACTGCTTTCAGGTGCTGCATTCTCAGAGAGATATCTCGGCCTTCCAGCGAAGGAGGAGCACGCTTACTCGGTGAGGCTCGGCCGCTGTGCTCAACAATCTGTGCTCATCTGTTAAATAGGTTTATTAAATGAATGAGGGCAGAGTGGTGGTGTGGTGGTTAGCACTGATGCCTCACAGCCAGAAGGTTTAAGAGGTGCTGAGGCAACTTTAAAGTATTTTAAGCCGTTTAATTTGTGGTGCAGCTCAAGTTTATTGAGTTATACTAACAGTTATTTTTAGTTGTTGGTCACAATTGATACCAAGCAGGGCAGAATAAATAATAGAGACAACACTCAATAAAATaataggaagaagaagaagaagccctaAACAAGGTGCTTCACAAAATGGTATCCAATGATTTGTACTTCATTTATACTATTGACTGCCGACAGTTAAGAATACGTGATACAACAAACAGGTCAAACAACAACAGCCCTGGCAGGGACCAGGCTCATAGAGGGAAAGCAGATCTCAGATATAGGCAGGACTGTTCCAGGCTTTAAAAAACAAGCAGTCAAATATCAAAGTCAGATCTAACTCTCACAGGTAACCTGAGTTGGTGTGATAATGCACTAGAGTTCAGCTGCAGCCGAACCTACAGCCTCCAGGACGACCATAAAGATTTTAGCAAACAGCTCAATAGTATTACAACTTTTATGAAGCAAGGATTTGTTACAGGGCTGCATTAGTTTGAACTGGACAGGTGTAACACACTCACAGTCATGTTGTGTATTCTCAGACTGCCTCTTTGCTGGAGGAGGTGAACAAGCTGAAAGATGAGAATTTCCTTATTCTACATGGAACTGCAGATGGTAAGATATATTAAATTTTAATAATGATATTTGGATTCCATTTGTAGTTTTTGTCTGTCATACTTATTctaacattttgtgtttttctcaccAAAGCGAGGGTGCACTTCCAGCACAGCGCCGAGCTCCTGAGCCGACTGGTGAGGGTGGAAGCCAACTACTCACTGCAGCTGTACCCAGACGAGGGTCACGTCCTGAGGGAACCCCGCAGCGTCCATCACTTCCAGAGGACAGTGGTCAATTACCTCCAAAGCTGCCTGAAGCAGAGCGTTCTCCTCGAGCccgtagaggaggaagaggaggacgaggactgaGCCGAGAGTTTGAAGGACTCTCTTAGGACTGAAAGACGTTTTATGCATTACCTTGGGTCGGATTACCAGGAACAAGAGCACAGGAGTGGGGACCAAACACATGAGATCAGCGCCAACAACTTCTGGAAAAATTGATGTACTGTATATCATGTTGCACATAATTATTTCTGTTACACTGAATGATTGAGAGACGGTTTGTTTACAAGATGTACTTGAGGAGGATGTGGACTAGAAGACTACAGATTCCAACAAAACGTTTACAAAGACTTGAAAACATGCATGTCTTAATGGCTGCATGATGTGGATTAGTTTACACTGCATTTTATGTGTTTTGCAGAGGATTGAATTACGCCTGTCAGGGTTGAACGTACAAATTCTGCCAAGAGCCGGGAACACTTGAGAAGACTTGAAAATCCTTAGCGAGGCAATGAGAAGACGCAACCTTACACAACCTTCAACCTCCTATAGATTCCTGAGTAAACCAGATCACACGACACGATCACGTTCAAATTTATGCAGATTCCATTCACGGGAAAGTCAAAAAAGTGATAGGACTCTGATACAGGAGATATGATTCCTTGACTCAAAGATTAACTTCAGGCCGTACGGTCTTTGGTCTGCTTAGACTCTCAAGATGTCACTGCAAAATCTAAGGATATTTGGGTCTTCTGTACAGTGAATTCCTGGTTTAAATAAAGTTAGATGAATCATTTGTATCATTCTGAATGTGCCAAATACAGTTTGTGGACTTTATCCATGCATTATGTGATTAAGAATGAGTATACGGCTGAAGCTATTTACACCACGAGCTCTAAATTCAAGAAATATTGTTAGAACGTCTGTACAGGTCAGTAAGGCAGGTCTCTGTTTGTCTATGTCTTGGCATTTGAATCATTTGTTGTATATTGCAGAGTTTTGTGGTGTCATTGGACAAACTGTTGAGCCATCATGTTCCAAATACACTGAGCTTGTGGGCTCGACCATGAAGCGATCAACCAAACCATTACGGTAAACTGCATGCAGTTGGTTTGAAAATGAATGCCCGACTCGAAAACAACCAGCTTTCCTTACTCCTTTTATTCCCCTTGACAATAAAGTTTGAACTTCTTGTTTTACAGCAAATTATTACTTCGGTCTCTTCCCTTCACATCATGGCTGTAGCCTAACAGAGTCATCTGGATGGAGAACTATGAAATACTTG comes from Pleuronectes platessa chromosome 6, fPlePla1.1, whole genome shotgun sequence and encodes:
- the LOC128443099 gene encoding inactive dipeptidyl peptidase 10 → MIATTQQNMSTELDLGSSDGPPRNWKGIGIAMVVILAVMSLVILSVILLTPDESHLLLRSHLTMEDLESEDFKVHDPRVAWLSDNEVAVRTREGHVLSFSLNSNLTSTLLDNSSLDLSTTKFQVSADKRFVLLAYNIQPVFSQSFTANYAIYNVANGDLLELKPAEREKPALQFASWGHQGNQLAYVLDGDIYYKPSVAGKPLRLTTTDQGQNVVNGISDWTYEEEVLLTYVAHWWSVDGARLAYLSINNSATPVMEIPQFLGGLYPSNVLFPYPKAGSSIPSVSLFVVNLYGPAHTLEMIPPDSLRARESYISMVTWISTTRLAVRWLNRAQNQSVLCVCEATTGACSEKHKMVMDIMQNQRQEVPLFSADGSMFYTILPAKQGARGEFHHIAGLSAQPAIPSVPPRFLTSGSWDVTRLCALDEKAGKIYFLSTEESRQSRHLYSVDLDGVFQRQCITCDLIDGCSFFKSEFSPNQTHFTLYCLGPGVPKVTVHSTKDPSRYVVLEDNSPLSRALEDKRLPETLFRTLPAENHDLHLKLSLPQGYEANLHPLLLIVDGVPGSQSVTEEFSLDWAQVLSSSQSVALAWVEGRSGVGRGQKTAALDTRKLGSLRVKDYLGVVELLMQLPYIDDRRMALYGKAFGGYLTLKMLAATDKLFQCSAAVAPITDFRLYSAAFSERYLGLPAKEEHAYSTASLLEEVNKLKDENFLILHGTADARVHFQHSAELLSRLVRVEANYSLQLYPDEGHVLREPRSVHHFQRTVVNYLQSCLKQSVLLEPVEEEEEDED